From the Methanomicrobiales archaeon genome, one window contains:
- the pyrE gene encoding orotate phosphoribosyltransferase, translating into MVMEIVKMLKERGAVRFGDFTLASGKKSSYYIDIKSALLDPVLLRRIGDRIAEACTFDVVAGVAVGGIPIAVATALSSGRPYAIVRREPKTHGRADLVIGEVAGKRVLLVEDVTTSGGSVLYGVRALRESGARVEQVVSVVDREQGAAAMLEKEGIRLHPLVRASELLR; encoded by the coding sequence ATGGTGATGGAGATCGTGAAAATGCTCAAGGAGAGGGGTGCGGTGCGCTTCGGCGACTTCACCCTCGCCTCCGGGAAGAAGAGCAGCTACTACATCGACATCAAGAGCGCACTGCTGGATCCTGTTCTCCTCCGCCGCATCGGCGACCGAATCGCAGAGGCCTGCACCTTCGACGTGGTGGCGGGTGTGGCCGTCGGGGGCATTCCGATTGCCGTCGCCACCGCCCTGTCGAGCGGCAGACCCTATGCGATCGTCCGACGCGAGCCGAAAACCCACGGGAGAGCGGACCTGGTGATCGGGGAGGTGGCGGGCAAGCGCGTCCTTCTCGTGGAGGATGTGACCACATCGGGCGGCTCCGTCCTCTATGGCGTGCGTGCGCTCCGCGAGAGCGGAGCCCGTGTTGAGCAGGTTGTCAGCGTGGTCGACCGCGAGCAGGGAGCGGCGGCGATGCTGGAGAAGGAGGGTATCAGGCTCCATCCCCTCGTACGGGCGAGCGAACTGCTACGGTGA
- a CDS encoding CDP-2,3-bis-(O-geranylgeranyl)-sn-glycerol synthase, whose protein sequence is MIPAYVPNPVAAATGGGTPIDFGAVLPDGRRLFGDGKTYRGFVAGVLAGILVGLVQVALSALPGFALLPLHTPPTVTLMAVGALLGDLGKSFFKRRLGKKRGEKWPVFDQYDLVFGAFVLLLLFEPQWVMEYVTPAVALVILVLTPLLHRIVNIIGYRIRVKEVPW, encoded by the coding sequence ATGATCCCCGCCTACGTTCCGAACCCGGTTGCGGCAGCCACGGGAGGGGGAACCCCGATCGACTTCGGCGCTGTTCTCCCGGATGGCAGGAGGCTCTTCGGGGATGGCAAGACATACCGCGGTTTTGTTGCGGGCGTGCTCGCCGGTATCCTGGTCGGACTGGTGCAAGTAGCTCTCTCGGCCCTGCCGGGATTTGCGCTCCTCCCGCTCCATACGCCGCCCACCGTAACCCTGATGGCGGTCGGAGCGCTCCTGGGGGATCTGGGCAAGAGCTTCTTCAAGAGAAGGCTCGGCAAAAAGCGCGGAGAGAAGTGGCCCGTCTTTGACCAGTACGATCTGGTATTCGGCGCATTCGTCCTTCTCCTCCTCTTCGAGCCGCAGTGGGTGATGGAGTACGTGACACCTGCCGTGGCGCTCGTCATCCTCGTCCTGACGCCGCTCCTGCATAGGATCGTGAATATCATCGGCTACCGCATACGCGTCAAGGAGGTTCCATGGTGA
- a CDS encoding radical SAM protein: protein MLLKKTKTLCPICNSVLDASVEEEGGRVWLIRTCPDHGPFRNLYWADAEMYKRFDRYESLGTGIQNPRPALPGSACPSNCGLCSSHRSSTLLANIDVTNRCNLSCDFCFANARACGYVYEPTFAQIVDMMQLLRSEKPVPPPAVQLSGGEPTMREDLLDIIKKAKEVGFSQVQLATNGIRLANEPDFVGALKESGLSTVYLHFDGITKETDPHYRKHMQAVENCSREHMGVVLVPTVINGKNDHEVGGIIRYAAEHIDVVRGVNFQPVAFTGAASEDDVATERITIPDLLRRIEAQTDGAIRKDDFYPVPCVVPISDLVEAYSGRPQIRFTAHQHCGAATYVFVTGNGLVPINRSVDVDRFFAAISDMADNLKKGGAINKYLTLLEGVKAMHASVKRGDQMDGGTLWKLITKALVLHNFEALRDFHWNALFIGTMHFMDRYNYDLDRVQRCCIHYATPDGRIIPFCSYNSGKVYREEVWKKFSAPLTEREGSGKR, encoded by the coding sequence ATGCTGCTGAAGAAGACGAAGACGCTCTGTCCGATCTGCAATTCTGTCCTGGACGCCTCTGTCGAGGAGGAGGGGGGGCGGGTATGGCTGATCCGCACCTGCCCGGACCATGGCCCGTTCCGGAACCTTTACTGGGCGGATGCGGAGATGTACAAACGTTTCGACCGGTATGAGTCCCTGGGAACCGGCATCCAGAATCCTCGCCCGGCTCTGCCTGGCTCCGCCTGCCCATCGAACTGCGGTCTCTGCAGCAGCCACCGCTCCAGCACGCTGCTCGCGAATATCGACGTGACCAACCGCTGCAACCTCTCCTGTGATTTCTGTTTCGCGAATGCCCGTGCATGCGGATACGTCTACGAGCCGACGTTTGCGCAGATCGTCGATATGATGCAGCTCCTCCGCTCGGAGAAGCCGGTGCCCCCGCCAGCGGTCCAGCTCTCGGGAGGGGAGCCCACAATGCGGGAGGATCTGCTCGATATCATAAAAAAAGCGAAAGAGGTGGGATTCTCCCAGGTGCAGCTGGCGACGAACGGCATCCGCCTCGCCAACGAACCGGATTTTGTCGGGGCGCTCAAAGAATCCGGACTCTCGACGGTGTACCTTCACTTCGACGGGATCACGAAAGAGACGGACCCCCACTACCGGAAGCACATGCAGGCGGTGGAGAACTGCTCCCGGGAGCACATGGGGGTGGTGCTGGTGCCCACCGTGATCAATGGTAAAAACGACCACGAGGTGGGAGGAATCATCCGGTATGCGGCCGAGCATATCGATGTTGTGCGGGGGGTCAACTTCCAGCCGGTCGCCTTCACCGGTGCGGCGAGCGAGGACGATGTCGCCACGGAAAGGATCACCATTCCGGATCTTCTCCGGAGGATCGAGGCGCAGACGGACGGGGCCATCCGAAAGGACGACTTCTACCCCGTCCCCTGCGTGGTCCCGATCTCCGATCTCGTGGAGGCGTACAGCGGCCGCCCCCAGATTCGGTTTACGGCCCACCAGCACTGCGGTGCGGCCACCTATGTCTTTGTCACCGGGAACGGTCTTGTACCGATCAACCGCAGCGTGGATGTGGACCGCTTCTTTGCCGCGATCTCCGATATGGCTGATAACCTGAAGAAGGGCGGGGCGATCAACAAGTATCTCACCCTTCTTGAGGGTGTGAAGGCGATGCATGCTTCGGTCAAACGAGGCGATCAGATGGACGGCGGCACTCTCTGGAAGCTGATCACGAAAGCGCTCGTCCTGCACAACTTCGAGGCCCTGCGGGACTTCCACTGGAATGCGCTCTTCATCGGCACCATGCACTTCATGGACCGCTACAACTACGATCTGGACAGGGTACAGCGGTGCTGCATCCACTATGCAACCCCGGACGGCCGCATCATCCCATTCTGCAGTTACAACAGCGGCAAGGTCTACCGAGAGGAGGTCTGGAAGAAGTTCTCCGCTCCGCTCACCGAGAGAGAGGGATCAGGGAAACGGTAA